From the genome of Pirellulales bacterium:
TTCCCACCGCTGGATCAATTTTCCGAGGCGTGTATGCCTTTGACGAAACGATTGCCTTGGCCCGCTTTCGAGCCGGACGAATATCAGTATCAAGTTTTTGATTCAGATAGCGTTGTGCCAGCCGTTCAATTGCTTCGGCAGGCGTTTCATCTCTGGGAAGCCTTAAATGATTTGGATCGAGTTGCAGAACACTTTTTTTGGCAGAATAATTTTCGGTCAGTTTTCCCTGTCGGTCGACGACTGGCCCGAAAAGAGTTTCCTCGTGCAACGCACCGATCAGTTTGCGTTTTACTGGCCGATGGCAAATAGGGCGTTCGAGTTGGCCATCGCCGAATACGGCACATCGAACTGCTTCACGGAATTCATCACGAGTTTTATAAGGTTTGGGTGGATCAAGAGGGTGGAGGCGACGATAGTTTTCCATCTGCTGCTCATCCGCCGTGTTTAGTCCTTCGCAGTCGGCTTGTTCCTCACGCATTCTCCATGCGCCCTGGACCTCAACAGTGCAGTATCCGATGACAATAGCGTCGATGGCATGATGGCGGTGATCGCCGCGATTTTTTTCCTTCCTTTCGCGCTCAACTTGGTCCGTAAGCCCCTTGGCTTCGAAGTGATGCGGATCGAAAAATAGACCCCATTCGCGGCGCAATCGCGCTGTCCATATGCCATCGGTGGCAAAAATTCGCCGTTCTCCACCTCGCTCAGGAAGACCGTTGCCGTCGAAAAGTGCATCGGCCAAATAGGCCATGACTTGGCGCGTTGCGTATTTGGTGGCCGCATCCTGCCGTGCCGTCATGCCTTGAATATCTTTGATGTCTTTCTTGAATTGCGAAATCTTGGCTAAATCGTCCAGCCGATTGAAGTAGCACAACCAAAGCGAATTTCCTTCAGCAGTTTTAATTTCCGAGGGCTTAGGCCGCTCGATGCTTGCATACATTTTTTCAATCCATGCCATGCCATCGTCAAAACCTCCTGGAACAGCTTCTTCCCAAAACTGACGCGGCGTGCGACGGCCCATTTTGCGGTTACATTCATCGTGCGCCAAAACAATGTTCTTCCAACCGTTGTCGCCCCCGCCGCCTCGGGGCAGAATGTGTGCAATTTCGCAACCAGACCCCCTAGCGGCCAAGTTAGGGGTAAGCCCCCCTTTTCCACACAATGGACAAACTTGATCCTGCTGAATTGCTAAGACAACTCTTTCAAACGCCGCGCGCTGCTGTGTCGATGATACCGAGTCGAGTTTAAAACTGATTAAAATGTCATTTTTGATTCGACTTCGCAGGCGATTTTTGAACAGCAATTCATCCGCCTGTTTTTTGCCCATCCGCGCTTCGCGGGAAAGTTCAATCCGAACTTCGTCCGGCTTTCGCTCAAACGTAATCATGTATTCAATTAGATGCCGGCGCACCTCGTGAATGGCCTTCCGAACGACCGGATTGCTGATCAGCGGGGCTGGCGGCGGCTCGCTCAATGGCTTTCCATCGAAACCAATGATCGGCTTGCCATTTTTTTTGAGAATATGCTTTCGTAAATAGTGACGATCTCGCTTCGTAGCTCCCTTGGCGCCGGTTGCATAGCGCCGGCGAGTGTGGCAGTCCAAGGGCTTACCGGTAGTGGCATCCAGAAA
Proteins encoded in this window:
- a CDS encoding HNH endonuclease domain-containing protein; amino-acid sequence: MGTLGRCVLEPSERCAPHADMYASRYLVVETVNNLKIIERGREARPLTATERNKIQAYLCGPLGLQAKGKSKGQSKRSVTVSDLRELMDWGRATSTSPFRFNIESDENRNINTDWFSREIIHGAVGIEKWTALSERVQQGINHAILKFDPDEEKDTAKLKAGIMDWAALKEGQADALIAAWKKRPRPDAKRLNMSRRAVRNILTVMDRKEPWIDASTNGQPQWLTQIAARKMIAKMNDFLDATTGKPLDCHTRRRYATGAKGATKRDRHYLRKHILKKNGKPIIGFDGKPLSEPPPAPLISNPVVRKAIHEVRRHLIEYMITFERKPDEVRIELSREARMGKKQADELLFKNRLRSRIKNDILISFKLDSVSSTQQRAAFERVVLAIQQDQVCPLCGKGGLTPNLAARGSGCEIAHILPRGGGGDNGWKNIVLAHDECNRKMGRRTPRQFWEEAVPGGFDDGMAWIEKMYASIERPKPSEIKTAEGNSLWLCYFNRLDDLAKISQFKKDIKDIQGMTARQDAATKYATRQVMAYLADALFDGNGLPERGGERRIFATDGIWTARLRREWGLFFDPHHFEAKGLTDQVERERKEKNRGDHRHHAIDAIVIGYCTVEVQGAWRMREEQADCEGLNTADEQQMENYRRLHPLDPPKPYKTRDEFREAVRCAVFGDGQLERPICHRPVKRKLIGALHEETLFGPVVDRQGKLTENYSAKKSVLQLDPNHLRLPRDETPAEAIERLAQRYLNQKLDTDIRPARKRAKAIVSSKAYTPRKIDPAVGKSGLVRDLALRKRIRECLSAFSYAKKNKSGETIGEPTHINPDDFTQNEIKQAYEAGAICHKSGVPIRSIVLLRAMSDPVVISRWATEHTTGNRFKLYDGLTGKGDASAARAYVGGNNHHIEIRVSRNKKGQEVWSGKIVTTFEANQRKLARLQAMRETGIPTPAALRKFSKPEREKFKPLLREIENAHPIVDRSDNDEKGGKFVMSICEGEMLLMKHKNGSGEVGYFVVAKLDKPQGIVLVPHWDARSATQRKDAEGKKVPDSEREQFTITPSDLKELAPPEHPHAVKIQVSPLGKIRWAND